A window of Reinekea marina contains these coding sequences:
- the ccoN gene encoding cytochrome-c oxidase, cbb3-type subunit I, with product MSNVLNSSQVQETYNYKVVRQFSIMTVIWGVIGMLVGVIIAAQMAFPELNFGPYFHFGRLRPLHTNAVIFAFGGCALMATSYYVVQRTSQARLAFGPLASFTFWGWQAVIVSAVVTLPLGLTSSKEYAELIWPIDILIALVWVSYLIVFAGTVMRRKMPHIYVGNWFYLGFIITVAVLHIVNSAALPVSATQAYSAYAGTMDAMVQWWYGHNAVGFFLTAGFLGMMYYYVPKQAERPIYSYRLSIVHFWALIAVYMWAGGHHLHYTSLPDWAQNLGMVMSLILLAPSWGGMINGMMTLSGAWHKLRTDPILRFLVVSLSFYGMSTFEGPMMAIKTVNALSHYTDWTIGHVHAGALGWVAMITIGAMYHTIPKLWGKDQMFSVALINVHFWLATIGTVLYIASMWVNGILQGLMWRAINNDGTLAYSFVQGVEASWPGYVVRLIGGILFLSGMILMLYNVWKTVKDGVEEKSLNSAVQAA from the coding sequence ATGAGCAATGTATTAAACTCGTCCCAAGTACAGGAAACTTACAACTATAAAGTAGTTCGTCAGTTTTCTATTATGACGGTCATCTGGGGTGTCATCGGCATGTTAGTCGGTGTCATAATTGCTGCCCAAATGGCTTTTCCTGAATTAAATTTTGGACCCTATTTTCACTTTGGGCGACTCCGACCATTACACACGAACGCTGTTATCTTTGCCTTTGGCGGCTGTGCTTTAATGGCCACTTCATATTACGTTGTTCAACGTACCTCTCAAGCACGTTTAGCTTTTGGACCTTTAGCCAGCTTTACCTTTTGGGGTTGGCAAGCCGTTATCGTAAGCGCTGTCGTTACACTGCCTTTAGGATTAACTTCTTCTAAAGAATACGCCGAGCTAATTTGGCCTATCGACATTTTAATTGCGCTTGTGTGGGTGTCTTATCTCATTGTCTTTGCGGGCACCGTTATGCGTCGCAAAATGCCTCATATTTATGTTGGTAACTGGTTTTACCTTGGCTTTATTATCACAGTTGCTGTGCTACACATTGTTAACAGTGCCGCGTTACCGGTTAGCGCGACTCAAGCTTATTCTGCCTACGCCGGCACCATGGATGCAATGGTACAGTGGTGGTACGGCCACAATGCCGTTGGTTTCTTTTTAACCGCAGGCTTCTTAGGCATGATGTACTACTATGTCCCTAAGCAAGCTGAAAGACCTATCTATTCTTACCGTTTATCGATAGTTCACTTCTGGGCATTGATCGCTGTTTATATGTGGGCTGGCGGACATCACCTACATTACACCTCTTTACCAGACTGGGCACAGAACTTAGGCATGGTTATGTCTCTTATCCTATTAGCGCCAAGCTGGGGCGGTATGATTAACGGTATGATGACTCTATCTGGGGCTTGGCATAAATTGCGCACCGACCCTATTTTACGTTTCTTAGTTGTTTCACTTTCTTTTTACGGTATGTCTACGTTTGAAGGCCCAATGATGGCCATTAAAACGGTGAATGCGTTGTCTCACTATACCGATTGGACCATTGGCCACGTGCATGCTGGCGCGCTTGGTTGGGTTGCCATGATCACCATTGGTGCTATGTACCACACCATTCCAAAACTTTGGGGCAAAGACCAAATGTTCAGCGTGGCATTGATTAACGTGCATTTCTGGTTAGCCACCATAGGAACCGTATTGTATATCGCTTCTATGTGGGTAAACGGTATTTTGCAAGGCTTAATGTGGCGTGCGATCAACAATGACGGAACCTTGGCTTACAGCTTTGTTCAAGGCGTTGAAGCCAGCTGGCCAGGGTATGTTGTGCGCTTAATCGGCGGCATCTTATTCTTATCTGGCATGATCTTAATGCTTTACAACGTCTGGAAAACTGTGAAAGACGGTGTGGAAGAAAAATCACTTAATTCAGCAGTACAAGCGGCCTAG
- a CDS encoding cbb3-type cytochrome oxidase subunit 3: MDLNDLRALATVFTTVAFIIVFVWAYSSKNKARFDEAANLPFADDPEQQPTKGEKE, from the coding sequence ATGGACCTTAATGACTTAAGAGCCCTAGCAACAGTTTTCACCACTGTTGCTTTTATAATTGTTTTCGTTTGGGCGTACAGCAGTAAAAACAAAGCTCGCTTTGACGAAGCGGCAAATTTGCCATTTGCTGATGACCCAGAACAACAGCCCACAAAGGGAGAGAAAGAATGA
- the ccoO gene encoding cytochrome-c oxidase, cbb3-type subunit II has translation MKHEQVEKNVGLMAFFIAIAISFGGLVEIVPLFFLEDTTKPVPGLKPLTAVQLEGRDIYIREGCSNCHSQMIRPLRAEVERYGPYSQAGESVYNHPFLWGSKRTGPDLARVGGRWSDEWHRYHLFNPRSVVPESNMPAFPWLFENEVDGSKTAQKMKTLQRLGVPYTEDDIAKAEQEADGVKEVEALIAYLQNLGTVMAGQ, from the coding sequence ATGAAACATGAACAGGTCGAAAAAAACGTTGGGTTAATGGCCTTTTTTATCGCCATTGCCATCAGCTTTGGTGGATTAGTTGAAATTGTTCCGTTGTTTTTCTTAGAAGACACAACGAAACCAGTCCCTGGTTTAAAGCCATTAACGGCAGTACAGCTTGAAGGGCGTGACATTTATATACGTGAAGGTTGCAGTAACTGCCACTCACAAATGATTCGTCCTTTGCGTGCTGAAGTTGAACGTTACGGACCTTACAGCCAAGCAGGTGAATCAGTTTATAACCACCCATTTTTATGGGGTTCTAAGCGTACCGGACCAGATTTAGCACGAGTCGGCGGTCGTTGGTCTGATGAATGGCACCGTTACCACCTTTTCAACCCTCGGTCTGTAGTACCAGAGTCAAACATGCCGGCTTTCCCTTGGCTGTTTGAAAACGAAGTAGATGGCTCTAAGACTGCTCAGAAAATGAAAACGCTACAACGTTTGGGCGTGCCTTATACAGAAGATGATATTGCTAAGGCAGAGCAAGAAGCTGACGGCGTTAAAGAAGTAGAAGCGTTAATAGCTTACCTACAAAATCTTGGCACTGTCATGGCAGGTCAATAA
- the ccoP gene encoding cytochrome-c oxidase, cbb3-type subunit III — MSSFWNAYIFVLTGIFLLGIIGLIYFTRRMPGDDKIGETTGHKFDDIEEYNNPMPKWWLNLFYITIVFAVGYMIYYPVGNWEGISKWTSANQLEAETAAYNEKYGDIYLRFLDTPVEELQNNAQAKRIGQRLFVNNCSLCHGQNAQGYYGFPNLTDNDWLYGSDADQIKHSINFGRMGQMPAWKDTLGTQGVSAVTEYVLSISGNEYIESQAKKGEVIYQQMCVACHGAQGQGNIALGAPNLTNNIWLYDLPEQELRRDIMTTVMNGRAGNMPAWKDILGEEKVHLVSGYVYSLRN; from the coding sequence ATGAGTTCTTTTTGGAATGCCTATATTTTCGTACTCACCGGAATATTTTTATTAGGTATTATCGGCCTAATTTACTTCACTCGACGTATGCCGGGCGATGATAAAATAGGCGAAACAACTGGCCATAAATTTGATGACATTGAGGAATACAACAACCCAATGCCAAAATGGTGGTTGAATTTATTTTACATCACCATCGTATTTGCTGTCGGATACATGATCTATTACCCGGTGGGCAATTGGGAAGGTATTAGTAAGTGGACATCTGCTAATCAACTCGAAGCAGAAACCGCGGCGTACAATGAAAAGTATGGTGATATTTACCTACGCTTTTTAGATACACCTGTTGAAGAATTGCAAAACAATGCTCAAGCAAAACGCATTGGCCAGCGCCTATTTGTTAACAATTGCTCTCTATGCCACGGTCAAAACGCGCAGGGCTATTATGGTTTCCCTAACCTAACCGACAATGATTGGTTGTATGGCAGTGATGCCGATCAAATTAAACATTCCATTAATTTCGGTCGCATGGGTCAAATGCCAGCGTGGAAAGATACACTAGGTACACAGGGTGTCTCTGCCGTGACAGAATATGTACTCAGCATTTCAGGTAATGAGTATATTGAGTCTCAAGCTAAGAAAGGCGAAGTCATTTACCAGCAAATGTGTGTGGCCTGCCACGGTGCCCAAGGGCAAGGTAATATAGCGTTAGGTGCACCTAACCTTACCAACAATATTTGGTTATACGACCTACCTGAGCAAGAACTGCGACGCGACATAATGACTACCGTTATGAATGGCCGTGCCGGCAACATGCCAGCTTGGAAAGATATTTTAGGGGAAGAAAAAGTCCATCTAGTATCTGGATACGTATATAGCCTACGTAATTAA